From the Polaribacter tangerinus genome, the window ACATGTTGTAAGTTCTGTAAAGTTTGCAAAAAAAGCAGCAGCAGCTGGAGTAGATGCGGTTGTTTGTGAAGGTTTTGAGGCTGGCGGACATAATGGGAGGGAGGAAACAACCACTTTTACACTTATTCCGATGGTGAAACAAGAGTTAGAAATACCTCTTATAGCAGCCGGAGGTATTGCAACAGGAAAAGGAATGTTAGCGGCAATGGTTTTAGGAGCAGACGCCGTTCAAATAGGAAGCAGGTTTGCGGCAACCTTAGAATCATCCGCGCATAAAAGTTTTAAAGAAACAATTATAAATGTAAAAGATGGAGATACAGCGCTTACTTTAAAAGAGTTAGCTCCTGTTAGATTGATTAAAAATAGTTTTTACGATAAAATTCAAACGCTTTATAAAAGTAATCCTTCATTAGAAGAGCTACAAGATTTATTAGGAAGAGCAAGAGCTAAAAAAGGAATGTTTGAAGGAGATTTAGACAACGGAGAGTTAGAAATAGGTCAAGTGGCGGGTTTAATTCACAATATTATATCTGCAGAAGAGGTTATAAAGGAACTAGTAACCGATTATAATATTGCTAAATCTCTGGTTGCTAGTATTTAATATTTTTTATAAATATTTATATTTATTAACATTTATTAATTTATTTGGCACTATATTTGCAAAACAATAAGTGTTGTTCGTAATTAAACAAACAGCATATTTAATATTATCATTATGAATAAAGGTACCGTAAAATTTTTCAATGAATCTAAAGGATTCGGATTCATCACTGAAGAAGGAAACAACAAAGAGCATTTTGTACATGTGTCAGGTTTAGTAGACGAAATTCGTGAGAACGATGAAGTTGAATTTGACTTACAAGATGGAAGAAAAGGATTGAACGCAGTAAACGTAAGAGTTATATAATTATATATTATTACTAGTTAAATTTTTATCTAAAAGCCTATCAAGTTGATAGGCTTTTTTTTATGCAATAATTTTAAAGTAAAAAAAAAACTCAAAATTAAAGAACTTTGAGTTTTTATATGGTATGTGGTTATAATTTTCTATTTTGCAGGAAGTACCTTTCCGATACATTCTCCAAAACCTATTCTAACCTTATCGTTTTTACAGTGTGCTCGCATAATAACTGTATCGTTATCATTTATAAACTTACGAGTTGTACCATCTTTTAAGGTAATTGGGTGTTTCCCTTTCCAAGTAAGTTCTAGCATAGAACCAAAACTGTCTTTTGTAGGTCCAGAAATTGTGCCAGATCCCATCATATCACCAGATTCTACTGGGCAACCATTTACAGTATGGTGGGCCAGCTGTTGAGCCATTGTCCAATACATATATTTAAAATTAGAATTGGCAACAATGGTTTCTTCACCATTTTCTGGCTGAATACCAACTTGTAAATGAATATCGTAACTTCCTTTCCCTTTTTGTTTTAAGTATGGCAATGGCTCGTGAACTTGTTTAGGGTTTTCTGTTCTAAAAGGTTCAAGAGCATCTAAAGTAACAATCCAAGGTGAAATAGTGGAAGCAAAACTTTTTCCTAAAAATGGTCCTAGAGGTACATATTCCCAAGCTTGAATATCTCTTGCAGACCAATCATTAAATTGTACCAATCCAAAAATATACTCTTCTGCTTCTTCTATAGGTATTCTTTCTCCAAGTACATTAGCATCGGTGGTAATAAAAGCCATTTCCAATTCAAAATCTAATAATTTTGAAGGTCCGAAATTAGGAACATTACTTCCATCTGAAGGTTTTGTTTGTCCGTATGGTCTTCTAACAGGAACACCAGAAGGAATAATAGAAGAGCTTCTACCATGATAACCAATAGGAATGTGAAGCCAATTTGGGAGCAATGCATTTTCTGGATCTCTAAATAAAGAACCTACATTTGTGGCGTGTTCTTTACTAGCATAAAAGTCTGTGTAGTCTCCAACAGCAACAGGCAAGAGCATTTCAACCTCATCCATTCTAAATATAATTTTGTCTTTGTGTGCTGCGTTATCTCTTAAAATTCCGTTGGTAACATCAAAAACTTCTGCAATTCTATTTCTTACTAATCGCCATGTTTTACGACCATCAGCAATAAAATCATTTAAATTATCTTGTAAAAATATGTCATCTGTTAGGGGAATTCCATCAAAATAACCTAATTGATGAAAAGCACCTAAATCGATAGCGAAATCTCCAATTCTACTTCCAATGGTAATAATATCATCTCTAGTAATAAAAACTCCGAATGGAATATTTTGAATGGGAAAGTCTGAATTTTTAGGAACTTTTAACCACGATTTTCTATTAGGATTGTTGGCTGTTATAATCATGTTTTATTTTCTTAAATTTTATCAAATCTATGCAATTTTTTCTCATTTTTAAAATGAAAAATCATGAATAACTTATTTTTAACATACCTTTTTTTACAAATAAATAATTTTTAATAACTTTCTAAAAATAAGTAAGAAACTTAATTTTTACCTATTCGTTTTTTATTATTTTTGATGCTCATTAAAAACAACTATAATGCAACTAGATAACCAAATTTTTGATCTTATTCAGGAAGAAAAAGAAAGACAGTTAAACGGCTTAGAATTAATAGCTTCGGAAAACTTTGTTAGCGATCAGGTAATGCAAGCTCAGGGTTCTATTTTAACCAACAAATATGCAGAAGGATATCCTGGAAAAAGATATTATGGTGGATGTGAAATTGTTGATATTGTTGAGCAAATAGCTATAGATAGAGCGAAAGAATTATTTGGTGCCGAATATGTAAATGTTCAGCCTCATTCTGGTTCTCAGGCAAATACAGCAGTATTTTTTGCTTGTTTACAGCCAGGCGATAAAATTTTAGGATTTGATCTTTCACATGGAGGACATTTAACTCATGGATCTCCCGTAAATTTTTCAGGAAAATTATATGAGCCAGTTTTTTATGGTGTAGAGGAGGAAACAGGAGTTTTAAACTATGATAAGATTCAAGAAATTGCAGAAAAGGAAAAACCAAAATTAATAATTGCAGGAGCCTCTGCTTACTCTAGAGATGTTGATTTTAAGCGTTTTAGGATTATAGCAGATAGTGTAGGAGCTATTTTAATGGCAGATATTTCTCATCCTGCAGGTTTAATAGCCAAAGGAATTTTAAACGATCCGCTACCACATTGTCATATTGTTACCTCTACTACGCATAAAACATTACGTGGGCCAAGAGGAGGAATTATAATGATGGGAAAAGACTTTGATAATCCTTTTGGACAAAAGTTAAAAAATGGTAACCTAAAAAAAATGTCAACCTTGTTAAATTCTGCTGTATTTCCAGGAAACCAAGGTGGTCCGTTAGAGCATGTTATTGCAGCAAAAGCTATTGCTTTTGGAGAGGCTCTTACAGATGAGTTTTTAGAATATCAAATTCAAGTAAAAGAAAATGCGGCAGCTATGGCAAGAGAGTTTGTAGCTAAAGGATATAATATTATTTCTGGTGGTACCGATAATCATTGTATGCTTATCGATTTAAGAAATAAAAACATTTCGGGTAAAGATGCTGAAATAGCATTGGGTAAAGCAGATATTACCGTGAATAAGAACATGGTTCCGTTTGATGATAAATCGCCTTTTGTAACCTCAGGAATACGTGTTGGAACTCCTGCAATAACAACAAGAGGTTTAAAAGTTGCAGACATGAAAACTGTAGTTAATTTTATCGACGAGGCTATAACCAATGCAAATAATGATGAAGCTTTACACGAAATTGGAGATAGAGTTGCAGAGATGATGAGTGCAAGAAGACTTTTTGTAATGTAAAAAAGTACTAAAACATTTAAAAACAAAAAAAGCATTAGGTAATTTTACTTAATGCTTTTTTGTTTTTGTAAAACTTTTTTAATTTACATCTCCATAGAATGATACACATTTTGAACATCGTCATCTTCTTCTAATTTCTCCAAAAGTTTTTCTACATCAGCTTGTTGCTCTGCAGTTAATTTTGTGGTGGTTGTTGGTATTCTTTCGAAGCCAGAAGATAAAATTTCTACATTTTTTTCCTCAAAATAAGATTGAATAGCACCAAATTGCTCAAAAGGTGCGTAAATAATAATTCCTTCTTCGTCATCAAAAACTTCTTCAACTTCAAAATCTATTAATTCGAGCTCTAGCTCTTCCATATCAATTGTAATGTCTTCTTTTTTAACAGTAAAATTACATGTATGGTCAAACATAAAAACTACAGAACCAGAAGTACCTAAACTGCCATCACATTTATTAAATGCTGCTCTAACATTAGCTACTGTTCTATTATTGTTATCAGTTGCTGTTTCTAATAATATTGCTATTCCATGTGGTGCATACCCTTCAAATAAAACTTCTTTATAGTTAGCCGTATCTTTATCAGTAGCTTTTTTTATGGCTCTCTCTACATTGTCTTTAGGCATGTTGGCGGCTTTTGCATTTTGTATAACCGCTCTTAATCGAGAGTTTGTTTCTGCATTTGGCCCACCTTCTTTAACAGCCATTACTATATCTTTACCAATTCTAGTAAAGGTTTTAGCCATAGCAGACCAACGTTTCATTTTTCTTGCCTTTCTAAACTCGAATGCTCTTCCCATTTCTAATTTCGTTTTAAGTTTTACAAATGTAAAACTTAGAATGTGGTTTTACAATATTTTTGAAAATAGATTTATAACAAATTATACCTATTAATAGGTATTGATTTCAGCTAAATAAACAACTATTTTTGAATAACCTTAATATATCTCTAATGAAAAAAATTACTTTTTTACTATTCATGTCTTTATCCTTTTCATTTTTTGGACAAGATAAATTAACTTCAAGCATTAACGAATATTTCGATGGAACGGAATGGAAAAATGGCGGGAGAGTTACCTACAGTTACGATGCTAATAATAACCTTATTAATGAAACTTATTATAGTTGGTCTGGCGATGCAAATTGGGCAATTAATGGTAAGCAAACAAATTCTTTTAATAATTTTGGTAAAATTATTGAAAATGTTTACGAAAATATAAATTCAGCTACAGGTATTGTGGTAGATGGATTTAAAACTATTTATACTTACAATAGTGCTCAACAAATTACAGTAATTACAAATCAACAATTAAGTAATGGGGTCTGGATAAACGATACGAGATCTTTACTTTCTTACTCTAATAACAAGATTTCTTTATTAATTGGTGAAAGTTGGAATGGTTCTTCTTGGGAATTTACTGTAGATAGTTCTCAAAATGATGGCTCTTCTAGAGTAACTGTTAACTATGGTGCTAATGGTTTATCTTCAGAATTTATTTATGAAGTATGGGATGGCTCTGGTTGGAGTTTAGATAGTAAAGAGATTTATACATACAATGCTAATAATAAAAATACGCAACAGATTAGTCAGGATTGGAATGGTACAGCGTATACGAATAGTAGTAAAATAGAAAAAACCTATGATAGTAACAACAATTTAATTTTAGAAAAAGAATTCGACTTTACTAATGGTATTTTTACAAGTAATTATGAAGAAAGCTATACTTTTGATACGAGTCAGTTAATGAGTTCAATTACTAACCCTTTTAAAGATATAACAGGTTTTGATGCTTTATCTGGAAATGATAATAATTTTGTTAATAAGATTGTTACTTCTTCAACGGGCTCTAACGACAGAACGACTTACTATTACAATGGTGCAACAGCTAGTATCAAAGAGTTTACCAATTTAAACTTTAGAGCATATCCGAACCCATCTTCAAATGAAGTAACTATAAATGTTGGTAATAAAACATTAAAAAGTGCAGCACTGTATTCTATTCTCGGAAATAAAATACTTTCTACAGAATCAAATAAAATAATAATATCTAACCTCTCTAAAGGAATTTATTTGCTCAAGGTATTTACGTTAGAAGGAGATATTGCTAGCAAAAAAATTATTAAAAATTAATTTTCCTTTTTTAGTTAAAAACATTTTAAGTGTTTACACTTAAAATGTTTTTTTTATTTGATTAAAGTAAAAGTTTGTTTAGCAATTTCAATTTCTTCGTTGGTAGGAATAATTAAAATTTTAACCTTAGAATTTTTAGACTGAATTTCTCTAATTTTATCATTCCTAATTTCATTTTTCTGTAAATCTAAATCAATACCCAAAAAGTCTAAATCTTTACAAGATAAGGCTCTCATGATTGCAGAATTTTCTCCAATACCTGCAGTAAAAATTAAAGCATCTAGTCCGTTTAATACAGCCGTATAACTGCCAATGTATTTTTGAATTCTGTAAGCAGTAAGTTCCAACGCCATTTTACAATTTTCATTGCCTTTTGAGGCTTGTTCAGATATTTCTCTTAAATCAGAATATCCAGTTAATCCCAATAAACCTGACTCTTTTTGAAGTAAATTACTAATATCTTCAGCACTTTTTTTCATTTTCTTCATTAAATAGAAAATAACAGATTGGTCTATATCACCCGATCGTGTTCCCATTATTAAACCATTCATTGGGCCAAAACCTAGCGAGTTTTCAACACTTTTTCCATTTTCAATGGCAGTCATGCTACAGCCATTTCCTAAATGGATGCTAATAATTTTTTTCGCTTTTGCTGTACCGAGATATTCTATAGCTTTCTCAGAAACATACTTATGACTAGTTCCATGAAAACCGTATGAACGAATTTTATGAACATTTAAATATTCTTTTGCAATAGCATATTGATATGCCTTTTGAGGTATTGTTTGATGAAAAGCAGTATCAAAAACGGCTACTTGCAAAGTTTCAGGAAAAATAATTTCTGCAATTTCTATTCCTTTTAAATTCACAGGATTGTGAAGTGGCGCTAAATCAAAAAGGTTTCTAATTTCATTTTTAACAGTCGTATTAATAACTACTGTTTTACTAAACTTTGCACCTCCATGAACAACTCTGTGTCCTACAGCTTCAATTTCACTTACACTAGTTATAACGCCTAATTTAACATCTAATAATGTATCGACAATTTTTTTTAAGCCTACTTCATGATTTAAAATTGCTAGTTTTTCAGTTTGTGAACTTGCTTTTTTTTTGTGCGTAAAAATTGCATCATTCGTTCCAATTCTTTCTATCAAACCAACGCATTTTACCTGCTCTGATGGCATTTTAATCACCTGATACTTTAGTGACGAAGAGCCTGCGTTTAAAACTAAAATGTTCATAATTATTTTTGATTTGCCTGAATAGCAGTTAATAAGACAGTGTTAAAAATATCGTCTACAGTACAACCTCTACTTAAATCGTTTACAGGTTTGTTTAGTCCTTGTAACATTGGACCAATAGCCAATGCACCAGTTTCTCTTTGTATTGCTTTGTAGGTATTGTTTCCGGTATTTAAATCAGGAAATATAAGTACAGAAGCTTGTCCAGCAACCTCTGAATCTGGCATTTTAGTTTGCGCAACATTCATGTCTACAGCAGCATCATATTGTATAGGACCTTCAATTTTTAGGTTTGGAAATTTATTTTTTACCAATGCGGTTGCAGCTCTTACTTTTTCTACTTCTTCTCCTTTTCCAGATTTTCCAGAAGAGTAGGATAACATGGCAATTTTTGCTTTTATGCCAAATGCTTCGGCAGATGCAGCAGACGAGATAGCAATTTCTGCTAATTGGGCAGCATCAGGGTTTGGGTTTACAGCGCAATCTCCCATTACAGAAACTCTGTCGGATAAACACATAAAAAACACTGACGAAACTACAGAAACCCCTGGTTTTGTTTTTATAAGTTGTAAAGCAGGTTTAATTGTATGTTGTGTGGTATGTGCCGCACCCGAGACCATGCCATCCGCTAAACCATTTAATATCATTAAAGTACCAAAATAAGAAACATCTCTTACCAAATCGTTTGCAGTAGTTTCTGTCATACCTTTGTGTTTCCTAGCTTCGAATAATGTTTTTTCGAACTGTTTGTTGTAAATCGAATTTTCAGGATTTAGAATTGATATTTTATCTAAATCTATTTGTAATCCTAGCTGATCGCAAGTTAATTGAATCATCTTTTTATCACCTAAAATAGTTAAATCTACTATATCTAACAGTTGTAAGCGGGCAGCAGCTCTTATGATGCGTTCATCATTTCCTTCAGGTAAAACTATATGTTTGCGTTGTTTTTTTGCCTTTTGTAACAAATTATATTGAAACATGCTCGGTGTTAATTTATCTGAGATAAATGCACTTAGAGTTTTTGAAAGATTTTCTACATTTACATAAGTATCGAAAGTATCTAATGAGAGTAGTATTTTTTTACTGTGTCCAGCATATATTTTTGGTTTTACATTTCCAATTTTATTGGTAACCTTAAAAGTTCCTCCGTTTACAGATATAATTGGTACAGTAGACTGCACACCTTCAATTAATTTTAAAATTGATGGCTCTGGTAAAAGACCACCTGTTAAAATAATACCTGCAATTTTGGGATAGTTTTTAGAGGCATTTGCTTGCAGTGCTCCTAAAATAATATCGGCCCTGTCTCCAGGAGTAATTACAAGCGAATTATTTTTTATTCGGGTTAAATAATTTCGAAGCTGCATAGCACCACTACTAAAACTACCAATGGAGTTGTCTAAAAACTGCTCACCAAATAATATTTTTCCTTTGAGCGCCTCACTAACTTCTCTAACAGAAGGATTTGCTAAAAAACTGTTCTTAGGAATTACATCTATTTGTACAGTTTTCGGAATTACTTTTGAGAGTGTTTTTTTTATAAAATCTACCTCGTCCTTTTTGGTTTTATTGGCAATTATACCGATAACATCTACTTCTTTTTCTATAAACTCTTTATAAATTAGTTGTAGTGTATTTACAAATTCCTTTTTTGTTTTATTGTTTCCAGAGCCAACAATAAGAACTGGTACTCCTAAATTTTTTGCAATCGCTAAATTTACATCGAGTTCTGTAAAACCACCTTTGCCAGAAAAATCGCTCCCTTCAACAAGCACATAGTCATACTTAGCTTCTAATCTTTTATACTTATCAATAATAGAATGAATAACTTCATCAAATTTCCCTTCACTTAAATGCTCTATCACGTCAGATTGATCAAAGGCATAGCAGTCTTCATGAGAGCAGTCTAAATTAAAAAATTCAATAGCTGTTTGGATATGATTATCTAATGCTGATTTATTTTTCTTATGAATTATGGGCCTAAAATAACCAACTTTAGAAGATTTTGTTAGCATCATTCTTAGAATTCCTAGTGATACTAAAGATTTTCCGCTATTGGGTTCTATAGTAGTTATATAGATAGATTTGTTTTTCATAAATTATATTTTTGAACCTACACAGAATGGTTTTATGATAAAGCTTTTTAAAGAAGCATATCCATTTAATTAAGGTACACATCAAAATTGATTTCTATTTCTTAGTATTAGTTTAACCATTTTATAACTTTCTCAAAAATGATTACATCAGTAAATTTATAATTGATGTGTTTATAATGACATTTAATAATCTAGAAAGCCTTTTTACTATAATGGTAATTGGTTTTTTTACAGATACTACTTTTTACACTTGCAAAACGCCCATATTAAATTGCTTTTCTATAGGAGCATTATTTGCGGCTTCTATTCCCATGGAAATCCATGTTCTAGTTTCCAAAGGGTTGATAACTCCATCTGTCCAAAT encodes:
- a CDS encoding NAD(P)H-dependent flavin oxidoreductase, with the translated sequence MKNRITNLFQIKYPIIQGGMIWVSGYKLAAAVSNAGGLGLIGAGSMYPDVLRRHIQKCKKATTKPFGVNIPMLYPEIDKIIDIVIDEGVKIVFTSAGNPKTYTSFLKEKGITVVHVVSSVKFAKKAAAAGVDAVVCEGFEAGGHNGREETTTFTLIPMVKQELEIPLIAAGGIATGKGMLAAMVLGADAVQIGSRFAATLESSAHKSFKETIINVKDGDTALTLKELAPVRLIKNSFYDKIQTLYKSNPSLEELQDLLGRARAKKGMFEGDLDNGELEIGQVAGLIHNIISAEEVIKELVTDYNIAKSLVASI
- a CDS encoding cold-shock protein — translated: MNKGTVKFFNESKGFGFITEEGNNKEHFVHVSGLVDEIRENDEVEFDLQDGRKGLNAVNVRVI
- the fahA gene encoding fumarylacetoacetase; the encoded protein is MIITANNPNRKSWLKVPKNSDFPIQNIPFGVFITRDDIITIGSRIGDFAIDLGAFHQLGYFDGIPLTDDIFLQDNLNDFIADGRKTWRLVRNRIAEVFDVTNGILRDNAAHKDKIIFRMDEVEMLLPVAVGDYTDFYASKEHATNVGSLFRDPENALLPNWLHIPIGYHGRSSSIIPSGVPVRRPYGQTKPSDGSNVPNFGPSKLLDFELEMAFITTDANVLGERIPIEEAEEYIFGLVQFNDWSARDIQAWEYVPLGPFLGKSFASTISPWIVTLDALEPFRTENPKQVHEPLPYLKQKGKGSYDIHLQVGIQPENGEETIVANSNFKYMYWTMAQQLAHHTVNGCPVESGDMMGSGTISGPTKDSFGSMLELTWKGKHPITLKDGTTRKFINDNDTVIMRAHCKNDKVRIGFGECIGKVLPAK
- the glyA gene encoding serine hydroxymethyltransferase, with amino-acid sequence MQLDNQIFDLIQEEKERQLNGLELIASENFVSDQVMQAQGSILTNKYAEGYPGKRYYGGCEIVDIVEQIAIDRAKELFGAEYVNVQPHSGSQANTAVFFACLQPGDKILGFDLSHGGHLTHGSPVNFSGKLYEPVFYGVEEETGVLNYDKIQEIAEKEKPKLIIAGASAYSRDVDFKRFRIIADSVGAILMADISHPAGLIAKGILNDPLPHCHIVTSTTHKTLRGPRGGIIMMGKDFDNPFGQKLKNGNLKKMSTLLNSAVFPGNQGGPLEHVIAAKAIAFGEALTDEFLEYQIQVKENAAAMAREFVAKGYNIISGGTDNHCMLIDLRNKNISGKDAEIALGKADITVNKNMVPFDDKSPFVTSGIRVGTPAITTRGLKVADMKTVVNFIDEAITNANNDEALHEIGDRVAEMMSARRLFVM
- a CDS encoding YebC/PmpR family DNA-binding transcriptional regulator, with product MGRAFEFRKARKMKRWSAMAKTFTRIGKDIVMAVKEGGPNAETNSRLRAVIQNAKAANMPKDNVERAIKKATDKDTANYKEVLFEGYAPHGIAILLETATDNNNRTVANVRAAFNKCDGSLGTSGSVVFMFDHTCNFTVKKEDITIDMEELELELIDFEVEEVFDDEEGIIIYAPFEQFGAIQSYFEEKNVEILSSGFERIPTTTTKLTAEQQADVEKLLEKLEEDDDVQNVYHSMEM
- a CDS encoding T9SS type A sorting domain-containing protein — protein: MKKITFLLFMSLSFSFFGQDKLTSSINEYFDGTEWKNGGRVTYSYDANNNLINETYYSWSGDANWAINGKQTNSFNNFGKIIENVYENINSATGIVVDGFKTIYTYNSAQQITVITNQQLSNGVWINDTRSLLSYSNNKISLLIGESWNGSSWEFTVDSSQNDGSSRVTVNYGANGLSSEFIYEVWDGSGWSLDSKEIYTYNANNKNTQQISQDWNGTAYTNSSKIEKTYDSNNNLILEKEFDFTNGIFTSNYEESYTFDTSQLMSSITNPFKDITGFDALSGNDNNFVNKIVTSSTGSNDRTTYYYNGATASIKEFTNLNFRAYPNPSSNEVTINVGNKTLKSAALYSILGNKILSTESNKIIISNLSKGIYLLKVFTLEGDIASKKIIKN
- a CDS encoding acetate/propionate family kinase: MNILVLNAGSSSLKYQVIKMPSEQVKCVGLIERIGTNDAIFTHKKKASSQTEKLAILNHEVGLKKIVDTLLDVKLGVITSVSEIEAVGHRVVHGGAKFSKTVVINTTVKNEIRNLFDLAPLHNPVNLKGIEIAEIIFPETLQVAVFDTAFHQTIPQKAYQYAIAKEYLNVHKIRSYGFHGTSHKYVSEKAIEYLGTAKAKKIISIHLGNGCSMTAIENGKSVENSLGFGPMNGLIMGTRSGDIDQSVIFYLMKKMKKSAEDISNLLQKESGLLGLTGYSDLREISEQASKGNENCKMALELTAYRIQKYIGSYTAVLNGLDALIFTAGIGENSAIMRALSCKDLDFLGIDLDLQKNEIRNDKIREIQSKNSKVKILIIPTNEEIEIAKQTFTLIK
- the pta gene encoding phosphate acetyltransferase, which translates into the protein MKNKSIYITTIEPNSGKSLVSLGILRMMLTKSSKVGYFRPIIHKKNKSALDNHIQTAIEFFNLDCSHEDCYAFDQSDVIEHLSEGKFDEVIHSIIDKYKRLEAKYDYVLVEGSDFSGKGGFTELDVNLAIAKNLGVPVLIVGSGNNKTKKEFVNTLQLIYKEFIEKEVDVIGIIANKTKKDEVDFIKKTLSKVIPKTVQIDVIPKNSFLANPSVREVSEALKGKILFGEQFLDNSIGSFSSGAMQLRNYLTRIKNNSLVITPGDRADIILGALQANASKNYPKIAGIILTGGLLPEPSILKLIEGVQSTVPIISVNGGTFKVTNKIGNVKPKIYAGHSKKILLSLDTFDTYVNVENLSKTLSAFISDKLTPSMFQYNLLQKAKKQRKHIVLPEGNDERIIRAAARLQLLDIVDLTILGDKKMIQLTCDQLGLQIDLDKISILNPENSIYNKQFEKTLFEARKHKGMTETTANDLVRDVSYFGTLMILNGLADGMVSGAAHTTQHTIKPALQLIKTKPGVSVVSSVFFMCLSDRVSVMGDCAVNPNPDAAQLAEIAISSAASAEAFGIKAKIAMLSYSSGKSGKGEEVEKVRAATALVKNKFPNLKIEGPIQYDAAVDMNVAQTKMPDSEVAGQASVLIFPDLNTGNNTYKAIQRETGALAIGPMLQGLNKPVNDLSRGCTVDDIFNTVLLTAIQANQK